In Hyphomicrobiales bacterium, the following proteins share a genomic window:
- a CDS encoding CHRD domain-containing protein, with protein MASGILASLRSKFLNTSSLAQETVRDNQTLVQGFFQNSVVEHVPAFLLDNDFARLLNFGLITTEGSPSAVSITGDGSDLFNFRSASIDANGANATGIDVTGSADIRNFGDVAGDFNGVSFSGSQSSGSLDNFFNATISSDSRAVNIQGNNVDVRNFGNILGTGDQRNGTIYTDATAENFSIGNFAGGIIDAGVGNQGAAISLQVGNVENDVVSGNIVNGFGSTIQGRGQAASDSTLAGDGIRINNGADGTVFDSDIVNSGLISSESDQGTAGGIRVADGQAFDGQILNTQTGVIEGAANGLYIGDAEHDLDVFNFGTISSDSRAVNIDGTGVDLINGGDILGTGDQRNGTVYADGTANNFSVTNLVGGTIDAGVGNQGSGFGVEIGENSNSFELNNAGLIQGRGDASAGSNLAGDGVRIGNVGNIGSTDATINNTGTITSEGANGTVAGVRFVNGVSFQGEFNNAGEISGVQNGVYFGNPVNGEGADHTGGVFNNLEGGVISSDSRAFNIDGIGLEVNNAGDIVGTSDQRNGTVYADGTAQDFTFNNASTGVVDAGEGNQGSGFGAEIAGSNSFALNNDGLIQGRGDAAAGTNAAGDGVRIGNVGNSGDFDGDITNSGTITSEGANGTVAGVRVVNGVNFQGTLTNSGLISGVQNGVYFGTGNHAGGQFINTGEVTSDSRALNIDGEGLEVINEGSILGTGDQRNGTVYADGTADNYTLTNRGLIDAGEGNNGSGVSLQTGDVAGDIVSASIFNEGTIQGRGDASEGNTIGDGLRVFTGQEDASFAGVIQNEGLIAGSDASDAAAGIRIDGGVDLLGAIINEGEIRGTVNAIDARDAGAVTIVNDDEGVINGNVLLGDGDDILVNLGEINGVIDGGAGRDAIIAGDGDDTLVGGLGSDFLEGGDGIDTADFSDLDVPVTVRLDANGNGTATRETGFSVVVDEAIVNEAGDSYGEQFIEEAVAGNLYYNIHTTDFAGGEIRGQLFVENDVTEHGFRVITLAGDLDAAQEPGPLSDSAATGSATLTIRQNLETGEVVYSSELNVVGLAESDLQTPAPGVLSAIHLHNAPAGINGPVVQDTLVDAGATLDVSEPISATGVVGEDVIDEVVETDVLFSIENVIGSDDVDTIDLSSFGEGVVIDLDVNTPQPGPASQDGEIRVDGEVVSEVDDFENVVGTSGDDLILGNNETNILEGGAGNDAIHSFGGVDTIDGGSGIDTALFSAGGGVTLDLDEDGNGVATIGDALSDTVLNFENINGSNNAASANGGADDLSGNSGVNVLNGQAGDDTLNGEGGNDTLIGGIGNDTLIGGAGADTFIFNDGDGIDTIVDFEAGVDSIQLGDFGPDFDVAGALSNAQQDGDDAVLSLGEAASVRLAGVDVDSLSENDFVA; from the coding sequence ATGGCATCAGGAATTTTAGCGAGTTTACGCTCAAAGTTTTTGAATACGTCGTCGCTGGCTCAAGAAACAGTTCGCGATAACCAAACACTCGTACAAGGTTTCTTTCAAAACTCAGTTGTAGAACATGTTCCAGCATTTTTGCTGGACAATGATTTTGCGCGGCTTTTGAATTTTGGCCTTATCACAACAGAAGGCTCACCTTCCGCTGTTTCCATCACTGGAGATGGTTCAGATCTCTTCAACTTCCGCTCTGCTTCAATTGATGCAAATGGCGCTAATGCGACCGGCATCGATGTGACAGGCAGCGCAGATATTCGTAACTTTGGCGATGTCGCTGGCGATTTTAACGGCGTTAGTTTTTCAGGAAGCCAGTCTTCGGGAAGTCTCGATAACTTCTTTAACGCAACAATTTCATCAGACAGCCGCGCAGTAAACATTCAAGGTAACAATGTTGACGTGCGCAACTTTGGCAACATTTTGGGCACCGGTGATCAACGCAACGGTACAATATACACAGACGCGACCGCTGAGAATTTCTCAATCGGCAACTTTGCTGGCGGCATCATTGATGCGGGTGTGGGCAACCAAGGTGCAGCGATTTCTCTGCAAGTTGGCAATGTTGAAAATGATGTTGTGTCTGGCAATATCGTCAACGGCTTTGGCTCAACAATTCAAGGTCGCGGACAAGCAGCCTCTGACAGCACGCTTGCTGGTGATGGTATTCGTATTAACAACGGTGCTGACGGAACGGTCTTTGATAGCGATATCGTCAATAGCGGTCTTATTTCTTCTGAAAGCGATCAAGGCACAGCCGGTGGTATTCGCGTTGCAGATGGACAGGCGTTTGATGGCCAAATTTTGAACACACAAACTGGTGTGATCGAAGGCGCTGCCAATGGTCTTTATATTGGTGATGCGGAGCATGATCTGGACGTATTCAACTTTGGTACGATCAGTTCAGACAGCCGCGCAGTAAACATTGATGGTACAGGCGTCGATCTTATCAACGGTGGCGATATCCTCGGTACTGGTGATCAGCGCAATGGTACTGTTTATGCTGACGGCACCGCCAACAACTTCTCAGTTACAAACCTTGTAGGCGGCACAATTGATGCCGGCGTTGGTAACCAAGGTTCTGGCTTTGGTGTTGAGATTGGCGAAAACAGCAATAGTTTCGAACTAAACAACGCTGGCCTTATCCAAGGTCGCGGCGATGCTTCTGCCGGGTCAAACCTTGCAGGTGACGGTGTTCGTATCGGTAATGTTGGCAATATCGGCTCAACCGATGCAACAATCAACAATACCGGTACGATCACTTCTGAGGGTGCTAATGGCACTGTTGCTGGTGTGCGTTTCGTCAATGGTGTTTCATTCCAAGGCGAGTTTAACAATGCTGGCGAAATCAGCGGCGTACAAAACGGTGTTTACTTCGGCAATCCAGTCAATGGCGAAGGCGCTGACCACACGGGCGGTGTTTTCAACAACCTTGAAGGTGGTGTTATCTCTTCTGACAGCCGAGCTTTCAACATTGATGGCATCGGACTTGAAGTAAACAACGCTGGCGATATCGTCGGTACGAGTGACCAACGTAATGGTACAGTTTACGCAGATGGAACAGCTCAAGACTTCACTTTCAATAACGCGTCTACAGGTGTTGTTGATGCAGGTGAGGGCAATCAAGGCTCTGGCTTTGGTGCAGAAATTGCTGGAAGCAACTCGTTCGCGTTGAACAATGACGGCCTTATTCAAGGGCGTGGAGATGCAGCCGCAGGAACGAATGCAGCAGGCGATGGTGTTCGCATCGGCAATGTTGGAAACAGCGGTGACTTTGATGGTGACATTACAAACAGTGGCACAATCACATCAGAAGGTGCCAATGGAACTGTTGCGGGTGTCCGCGTTGTAAACGGCGTGAACTTCCAAGGTACATTGACCAATAGTGGTCTGATCTCTGGCGTTCAAAACGGTGTTTATTTCGGAACTGGCAATCACGCTGGTGGTCAATTCATCAACACGGGTGAAGTAACTTCTGACAGCCGTGCATTGAACATTGACGGCGAAGGCCTTGAAGTCATCAACGAAGGCTCAATTCTCGGTACGGGTGATCAGCGTAACGGTACTGTTTATGCAGATGGTACAGCGGATAATTATACGCTTACCAACCGTGGTTTGATTGATGCTGGAGAAGGTAACAATGGTTCTGGTGTATCGCTTCAAACAGGCGATGTGGCTGGCGATATTGTTTCTGCTTCCATATTCAATGAAGGCACTATCCAAGGTCGCGGCGATGCGAGTGAAGGCAACACTATTGGTGATGGCTTGCGCGTATTTACTGGTCAGGAAGATGCAAGCTTTGCTGGCGTTATCCAGAACGAAGGCCTTATCGCTGGTTCTGATGCATCAGATGCAGCTGCGGGTATTCGTATTGATGGTGGTGTTGACCTTTTAGGTGCGATTATCAACGAAGGCGAAATTCGCGGTACAGTGAACGCGATTGATGCACGTGACGCAGGCGCTGTGACGATCGTCAACGATGATGAAGGTGTGATCAACGGTAATGTTTTGCTGGGTGACGGCGATGACATTCTGGTCAACCTTGGTGAAATCAATGGTGTGATCGACGGCGGTGCCGGACGTGATGCTATTATTGCTGGTGACGGCGACGATACGCTTGTTGGCGGTCTCGGCAGTGACTTCCTAGAAGGTGGAGACGGCATTGATACAGCTGACTTCTCTGACTTGGATGTTCCTGTAACAGTTCGTCTTGATGCAAATGGTAATGGTACAGCTACCCGTGAGACTGGTTTTTCTGTTGTTGTTGATGAGGCTATCGTCAATGAAGCAGGCGATTCTTATGGTGAGCAATTCATCGAAGAAGCGGTTGCTGGAAACCTTTACTACAATATCCACACGACGGATTTTGCTGGTGGAGAAATTCGCGGTCAGCTGTTTGTTGAAAACGATGTAACCGAGCACGGTTTCCGCGTTATCACATTGGCAGGCGATCTCGATGCAGCCCAAGAACCTGGTCCATTGTCTGACAGTGCAGCAACAGGTAGTGCAACACTGACAATCAGACAAAACCTAGAAACTGGTGAAGTTGTTTACTCAAGCGAACTCAACGTTGTTGGCCTTGCTGAAAGTGACCTGCAAACACCTGCTCCGGGCGTTCTGTCTGCTATTCACTTGCACAATGCACCAGCTGGCATCAATGGCCCAGTGGTTCAAGATACGCTTGTGGATGCGGGTGCAACACTGGATGTGTCTGAACCAATCTCTGCAACTGGTGTTGTTGGTGAAGATGTTATCGATGAGGTTGTTGAGACTGACGTGCTGTTTTCAATTGAAAACGTTATCGGTTCTGACGACGTAGATACCATTGATTTGAGCAGCTTTGGTGAAGGCGTGGTGATCGACCTTGATGTCAACACTCCACAGCCTGGCCCAGCATCGCAGGACGGTGAAATCCGTGTTGATGGTGAAGTTGTTAGTGAAGTTGATGACTTTGAAAATGTCGTCGGTACATCTGGCGATGATCTGATCTTGGGTAACAATGAAACCAACATCCTCGAAGGTGGTGCTGGTAACGATGCCATCCATTCATTCGGTGGTGTCGACACCATCGATGGCGGGAGCGGTATTGATACAGCGCTCTTTTCAGCTGGTGGCGGAGTTACGCTTGATCTGGATGAAGATGGCAACGGTGTCGCTACAATAGGCGATGCTCTATCTGATACTGTTTTGAACTTTGAAAACATCAATGGTTCAAACAATGCTGCCAGTGCAAATGGTGGTGCTGATGATCTGTCAGGAAACTCAGGCGTTAACGTGCTCAACGGTCAAGCCGGTGATGACACGCTAAACGGCGAGGGCGGTAACGACACGCTTATCGGCGGCATAGGCAACGACACGCTCATCGGTGGTGCAGGCGCTGACACATTCATTTTCAATGATGGTGACGGCATTGATACCATCGTCGATTTTGAAGCAGGCGTGGATAGCATCCAACTTGGCGACTTCGGTCCTGACTTCGACGTTGCAGGTGCGCTGTCTAATGCACAACAGGATGGAGACGATGCAGTCCTCAGCCTTGGTGAAGCAGCAAGCGTGCGCCTCGCAGGTGTCGATGTTGATAGCCTAAGCGAAAACGACTTCGTGGCTTAA
- a CDS encoding LysR family transcriptional regulator: protein MNLRDLEYLEAVAVHKNFSRAALACNVSQPALSSQIKKLEQELGVEIFDRRHNEVLLTEFGALIIDKAASINSNTRAIKDVAMQFKDQEAFPFKLGITPTLAPYLIGYFRELIGNLYPSMRVVLVEDKPVQLARKIETREIDVALLARKTFDKLGENQEKPTLSFQSLWLEPLFLAAKAGTPLASRKSILAKDVPADRLIRFSIPFGYELEKDLPMVTDEAESKVEFDVTAARFETVCRHISHSEDCTIVNSIAAEQFTKDRWGLSFIPFEDAGNKRDLGVVSRKGYNRQSLLDNLITAIVGSPPAGTFAVPSL from the coding sequence ATGAATTTGAGAGATTTAGAATATTTGGAAGCGGTTGCTGTTCATAAGAATTTCAGCCGCGCAGCCCTTGCGTGCAATGTTTCGCAACCTGCCTTATCCAGCCAGATTAAAAAGCTCGAACAGGAATTAGGCGTCGAAATTTTCGATAGGCGTCATAATGAAGTTTTGCTGACAGAATTTGGTGCGCTTATAATCGACAAAGCAGCCTCAATTAATAGCAACACGCGCGCGATTAAAGATGTTGCAATGCAGTTTAAAGATCAGGAAGCGTTTCCGTTTAAACTTGGAATAACGCCAACACTCGCACCTTATCTCATTGGCTACTTTCGCGAACTAATCGGTAATCTATATCCCTCCATGCGGGTTGTTTTGGTGGAAGATAAGCCCGTTCAACTGGCTCGAAAAATTGAAACGCGTGAGATCGATGTGGCGCTTCTTGCCCGCAAGACTTTTGATAAACTGGGTGAAAATCAGGAAAAACCGACCCTTTCTTTTCAGTCTTTATGGCTGGAACCCCTGTTTCTTGCAGCAAAGGCGGGGACACCTTTAGCCAGCCGCAAAAGCATTTTAGCTAAAGACGTTCCAGCAGACCGCCTTATCCGCTTCTCAATTCCCTTTGGTTACGAGTTGGAGAAAGACTTGCCAATGGTGACTGATGAAGCTGAAAGCAAAGTAGAGTTCGATGTCACCGCAGCTCGATTTGAAACGGTATGCCGACACATTAGCCATAGTGAAGATTGCACGATCGTAAACTCAATTGCAGCAGAGCAATTTACGAAAGATCGATGGGGTTTGTCGTTTATCCCTTTTGAAGATGCAGGCAACAAACGCGACTTGGGTGTGGTTTCGCGTAAGGGGTATAATCGTCAGTCATTGCTGGATAACCTCATAACGGCGATTGTCGGGTCGCCACCAGCAGGCACGTTCGCGGTTCCCAGTCTTTAG
- a CDS encoding hydroxyisourate hydrolase translates to MDQGNDSTNAAAGGISIHAVDVANGIPAKGLAVRLFFLGDTEIEIASGACDVSGLLQHPVSKGQGVRRGMYRVQFSVGDYFRNLGADLPDPAFMETAIFHFGIDKTGEHFHLPFKFTAWGYSLFRGGA, encoded by the coding sequence ATGGATCAAGGTAATGACAGCACGAATGCGGCGGCTGGGGGCATATCAATCCATGCCGTTGATGTTGCCAATGGTATTCCTGCCAAGGGATTGGCGGTAAGGCTATTTTTCTTAGGCGATACAGAAATTGAAATCGCTTCAGGTGCTTGTGATGTTTCAGGATTATTGCAGCATCCAGTATCCAAGGGGCAGGGCGTCCGTCGAGGGATGTATCGTGTGCAATTTTCCGTCGGCGATTATTTTCGCAACTTAGGGGCAGATCTTCCAGATCCCGCTTTTATGGAAACAGCTATTTTCCACTTTGGCATTGATAAGACCGGAGAGCATTTTCACCTGCCATTTAAATTTACAGCATGGGGCTATTCATTGTTTCGCGGTGGCGCATAA
- a CDS encoding LysR family transcriptional regulator, which translates to MTLHLVPRSLQYLECVAKLGSIQAASRELGISASAVHRQIVLLEEMLGEALFSRDTKGVTLTYSGRLILDMSRNWRLDSVKLQTLIQAHKGVETGQVRIAAMDSMVNGIVLELVKRVSKAHPKVTLEIEILSPKDAVSGIRNGDFDIAIVSNPGPEENLKFHWSREFVLGCIATPEHPLAQKNKVSIEGLANHSLVFQSKTLAIRQLLEAHHGWLFDHIEHAVSVNSIQLMKLLVASGNYIAVTSQLDAAPELEAQTLTFIPISDDDTFNQTIALVSNAQMPVSIICRKVLEITKTILETH; encoded by the coding sequence ATGACACTTCACTTGGTTCCCCGCTCTCTTCAATATCTGGAATGCGTTGCAAAGCTTGGCTCTATTCAGGCCGCTTCTCGTGAACTTGGCATTTCTGCCTCTGCTGTTCATCGCCAAATTGTTCTTCTGGAAGAGATGCTGGGAGAGGCTTTGTTTAGCCGCGACACCAAGGGCGTGACACTTACTTATTCAGGGCGCCTGATCCTAGACATGTCTCGAAATTGGCGACTGGATAGCGTAAAATTACAGACCCTCATCCAAGCGCATAAAGGCGTTGAAACTGGGCAAGTGCGCATTGCAGCCATGGATAGCATGGTAAATGGGATTGTATTGGAACTAGTAAAACGGGTTTCAAAAGCTCATCCTAAAGTCACTTTAGAGATCGAAATTCTAAGTCCTAAAGATGCTGTTTCTGGCATTCGCAATGGGGATTTTGATATCGCCATTGTCTCGAACCCTGGCCCAGAGGAAAATTTAAAGTTCCATTGGTCGCGCGAATTTGTTCTTGGCTGCATTGCAACACCTGAGCACCCACTCGCGCAAAAAAACAAAGTAAGCATTGAAGGACTTGCCAATCATTCTTTGGTATTCCAGAGCAAAACTCTAGCCATCCGCCAATTGTTAGAAGCTCATCATGGGTGGCTTTTTGATCATATCGAACATGCTGTCAGTGTGAATTCCATCCAATTGATGAAGCTTCTTGTCGCCTCTGGAAACTATATTGCGGTGACCTCGCAATTAGACGCGGCACCCGAGCTTGAAGCGCAAACGCTTACCTTCATCCCGATCAGTGATGATGACACCTTCAACCAAACAATTGCTTTGGTATCCAACGCTCAAATGCCCGTTTCAATCATTTGTCGCAAAGTGCTCGAGATCACTAAAACCATTTTGGAAACACATTAA
- the uraD gene encoding 2-oxo-4-hydroxy-4-carboxy-5-ureidoimidazoline decarboxylase, which translates to MSSLEHLNKADNDQAFQLLEPLIERAPHVAIRVAEKRPFKNAEEIALAIAEELHSLDDESQISLFNSHPELAPDKPLEMTHESQSEQNRLHLTSDFNAEIARLKKLNLEYKEKFGFPFITALVRHDNLASVLDEFKVRLSGNKKSEISNAIEQVVIVSKARVLKNFDIATKSGVSNETR; encoded by the coding sequence GTGAGTAGCCTAGAACATTTAAATAAGGCCGATAACGACCAAGCATTTCAACTGCTGGAACCTCTTATTGAACGCGCTCCTCATGTTGCAATTCGTGTTGCGGAAAAAAGACCTTTTAAAAATGCTGAAGAGATCGCTTTAGCTATCGCGGAGGAACTTCATAGCCTCGATGATGAAAGCCAAATTTCTCTTTTTAATTCTCACCCAGAATTGGCACCCGACAAGCCACTGGAAATGACACACGAATCCCAGAGCGAGCAAAACCGACTGCACCTAACTTCTGACTTTAACGCTGAAATTGCTCGGCTAAAAAAACTCAATTTAGAATACAAAGAGAAGTTCGGCTTCCCTTTCATCACAGCATTGGTGCGTCACGACAATTTGGCCAGTGTGCTTGACGAGTTCAAGGTTCGGTTATCGGGTAATAAAAAATCTGAAATAAGCAATGCGATTGAACAAGTCGTGATTGTTAGTAAAGCCCGTGTTTTGAAAAATTTTGACATTGCTACCAAGTCTGGAGTTTCAAATGAAACCAGATAG
- a CDS encoding tripartite tricarboxylate transporter TctB family protein produces the protein MKPDSGEANSLDDTLSAPKQRTWVGTIGAILLLVLSLIFIAGGLELGLGIPTRLGTGAFPVLTGLIVLVLALFIFLDEFRGDGIKEAPDWIGFLAISAAIATFALLVDRLGLVPAAFLSVVVASMPDKSIGFPYKIVLGAFVALGCWALFIKAINLPFKAFVGI, from the coding sequence ATGAAACCAGATAGTGGCGAGGCAAATTCATTAGATGACACATTGAGCGCACCAAAACAGCGCACTTGGGTGGGAACAATTGGAGCCATCCTCCTTTTAGTCCTCAGCCTCATTTTCATCGCAGGCGGCTTAGAGTTAGGTCTAGGCATACCAACACGGCTTGGGACAGGAGCCTTTCCGGTTCTTACAGGCCTTATTGTTCTCGTGCTTGCCCTCTTCATCTTCCTAGATGAGTTTCGTGGTGACGGCATTAAAGAAGCGCCAGACTGGATTGGTTTTTTAGCAATATCAGCAGCCATCGCGACCTTTGCATTGCTTGTTGACCGGCTAGGTCTTGTCCCAGCAGCTTTCCTATCCGTCGTCGTTGCCAGCATGCCAGATAAAAGCATTGGCTTCCCTTATAAGATTGTTTTAGGCGCGTTTGTTGCGCTTGGCTGTTGGGCACTTTTCATCAAGGCAATCAACTTGCCTTTCAAAGCATTTGTGGGAATTTGA
- a CDS encoding tripartite tricarboxylate transporter permease, which yields MEIFASFYDGLLVVLQPENLIYCFIGVFLGTFIGVLPGIGSMAAISMILPLSFSLEPTSALVMIAGVYYGAEYGGSIASILMNIPGTPAASITAIEGYPLAKKGRAGVALFSTAAASFGGGIIGMIVIAVLSPSLAKLALSFGPADYFAVILLGLIAASVVSNGGALRGVAMVMLGLMLGTIGIDLTTGDLRFTMGIPELRDGVHIVIVAMGLFGVSELIASIRTNKNGGMKQEIDYNDFHPSKEEWKSLIAPILRGSTIGSFFGALPGTGQTIAAAIAYAVEKRINPLRHKFGTGVVPGVAVPEAANNSATQTAFVPTLTLGVPGSPPMAIVIGALMIYGITPGPRLISEQPDLFWGLVASFLVGNIMLIILNVPLIGIWVRLLKIPYKYMYPTIIVLICIGVYSLNNNVFDVWLTLIIGGAGYIMRLFKFEPAPLLLGFVLGPLMEEQLRRAMLLSRGDPMVFLERPISATLITITVAILVFALYATLRKHRHKRALKTNIINQKGISDDVQS from the coding sequence ATGGAAATTTTCGCAAGTTTTTACGATGGTCTCTTGGTTGTACTACAACCTGAAAACCTCATTTATTGCTTCATTGGCGTCTTCTTAGGAACCTTCATCGGCGTCCTTCCTGGCATTGGATCTATGGCGGCGATCTCAATGATTTTGCCATTGTCTTTTTCACTAGAACCAACCTCTGCACTCGTGATGATTGCCGGTGTATATTATGGGGCAGAATATGGCGGTTCTATCGCATCTATCTTGATGAATATCCCCGGTACACCTGCCGCTTCAATCACGGCGATTGAGGGATATCCTTTGGCCAAAAAAGGCCGTGCAGGCGTTGCCCTGTTTTCCACTGCGGCGGCATCATTCGGCGGTGGTATAATTGGGATGATCGTGATTGCGGTGCTATCGCCATCATTGGCGAAGCTGGCTCTATCTTTTGGTCCTGCTGATTATTTTGCCGTAATTTTATTAGGACTGATTGCGGCCTCAGTTGTGAGTAATGGCGGCGCACTTCGTGGTGTTGCAATGGTTATGCTCGGCTTAATGCTTGGCACTATTGGTATTGACCTAACAACTGGCGATCTTCGCTTTACGATGGGCATTCCTGAATTACGCGATGGGGTACATATCGTAATCGTTGCGATGGGCTTGTTTGGTGTCAGTGAACTTATTGCTTCTATCCGCACAAACAAAAATGGCGGCATGAAGCAAGAGATCGATTACAACGATTTTCACCCTTCCAAAGAAGAATGGAAATCGCTTATCGCACCGATCTTGCGTGGCAGCACTATTGGCTCCTTTTTTGGCGCATTGCCAGGAACGGGGCAAACCATTGCCGCGGCAATTGCTTATGCGGTCGAAAAACGGATCAATCCCCTTCGCCATAAATTTGGAACGGGTGTTGTACCTGGTGTTGCAGTTCCAGAAGCCGCCAACAACTCAGCCACCCAAACAGCGTTTGTCCCAACATTGACACTGGGTGTCCCAGGCAGCCCGCCCATGGCCATCGTCATTGGTGCACTCATGATTTATGGTATTACGCCGGGCCCAAGATTGATATCAGAACAACCAGATTTATTCTGGGGGTTGGTCGCAAGCTTCCTTGTTGGAAACATCATGCTGATCATTTTGAATGTCCCCCTTATTGGCATCTGGGTCAGGCTTTTGAAAATCCCATACAAGTACATGTATCCAACCATCATCGTGCTGATTTGTATTGGTGTGTATAGCCTCAATAACAACGTATTCGATGTATGGCTGACGCTGATTATTGGCGGCGCTGGCTACATCATGCGGCTCTTTAAATTTGAGCCCGCCCCCCTTTTACTAGGCTTTGTTCTTGGTCCCTTAATGGAAGAACAACTGCGTCGCGCAATGTTGCTATCGCGCGGCGACCCGATGGTGTTTTTAGAGCGCCCAATCAGCGCAACACTCATCACAATCACCGTGGCTATTCTTGTTTTTGCCTTATACGCCACCCTTAGAAAACATCGGCACAAACGCGCCTTAAAGACGAATATAATTAATCAGAAAGGAATAAGTGATGACGTTCAATCGTAG
- a CDS encoding tripartite tricarboxylate transporter substrate binding protein encodes MAVFAMLASPFAAAEPGKWSDDPVRIVVTFPPGGTSDLVARLLAKHLGEDFGQKAVVDNRPGAAGTVAADFVAKQPNDGTTLLLANNAPFTIAPTRFKSIPFDPRTDFTHLAYIGASAPGLFVQPSSGITNLKEYIAKVKDGSLTYGSSGVGSISHILGEAVDAALDVKSIHVPYKGSAPAIQDFRAKVLDTFYDMAVQNSDLIENKEAIAIAIASPERNPQLPDLPTFKEQGYDVVIENWVGVSGPSGIDAAKAKQINETINAVFASEAVQKRLTELGITNRPMSVEGYTALVSELIDVWAPLIKSTGIAEK; translated from the coding sequence ATGGCAGTTTTTGCCATGCTTGCTTCGCCGTTTGCAGCAGCAGAGCCTGGCAAATGGAGCGATGACCCAGTTCGCATCGTGGTGACTTTTCCACCAGGTGGAACAAGTGACCTTGTAGCAAGATTGCTTGCAAAACACCTTGGTGAAGATTTTGGGCAAAAAGCAGTCGTTGATAATCGTCCAGGTGCGGCTGGCACCGTTGCAGCTGACTTTGTTGCAAAACAGCCTAACGATGGCACAACATTGCTTCTTGCCAACAATGCGCCATTCACTATCGCGCCAACACGTTTCAAGTCGATCCCATTTGACCCGCGTACTGACTTTACCCACCTTGCTTACATAGGTGCATCCGCTCCGGGTCTATTCGTTCAGCCATCCTCTGGCATTACGAACTTGAAGGAGTACATCGCCAAGGTAAAAGACGGTTCCTTGACTTACGGTTCTAGTGGGGTTGGTTCAATTTCTCACATTCTAGGTGAAGCCGTAGACGCTGCACTTGATGTGAAATCCATCCACGTGCCTTACAAAGGTAGCGCACCAGCTATTCAGGATTTCCGTGCGAAAGTTCTGGATACTTTTTATGACATGGCTGTTCAAAACAGCGATTTGATCGAGAACAAAGAAGCGATTGCAATCGCGATTGCATCCCCAGAGCGTAACCCTCAACTGCCTGATTTGCCGACATTCAAAGAACAAGGTTATGACGTGGTGATTGAAAACTGGGTTGGTGTTTCTGGCCCAAGTGGCATTGATGCAGCCAAGGCAAAACAGATCAACGAAACGATCAACGCCGTTTTTGCCAGTGAAGCAGTACAAAAGCGCCTAACTGAGCTCGGTATCACAAATCGTCCTATGTCTGTCGAAGGTTACACTGCCCTTGTTAGTGAGTTGATTGATGTATGGGCGCCATTGATTAAGTCTACTGGCATCGCTGAAAAGTAA
- the uraH gene encoding hydroxyisourate hydrolase has protein sequence MSLNKRGKLSTHILDTSLGRPAAGVKISLSHIENEVATEILSTLSNEDGRTDHALLTDATFRLGTYELKFHVGPYFKNVPHDESTLPFLDIIPVRFTLSEIDHYHVPLLVSPYSYSTYRGS, from the coding sequence ATGTCACTCAATAAACGCGGAAAACTGAGTACGCATATTTTGGATACATCTTTAGGGAGACCCGCTGCTGGCGTCAAAATTTCGCTAAGCCATATTGAGAATGAGGTCGCAACAGAAATTCTTTCTACCTTGTCCAACGAAGACGGGCGAACAGACCATGCCCTTTTGACAGACGCCACCTTTCGGCTAGGAACTTATGAGCTAAAATTTCATGTAGGCCCTTATTTTAAAAACGTACCGCATGATGAAAGCACTTTGCCTTTTCTCGACATTATCCCAGTTCGCTTCACGCTATCCGAGATCGACCACTATCATGTTCCACTGCTTGTTTCCCCGTACAGTTATTCAACCTATAGAGGGAGCTAG